A single region of the Winslowiella toletana genome encodes:
- the accB gene encoding acetyl-CoA carboxylase biotin carboxyl carrier protein: MDIRKIKKLIELVEESGIAELEISEGEESVRISRSPANMGYPMMQQAYALPAMQQQPALANAVAPATTPVMEAPASAEISGHIVRSPMVGTFYRTPSPDAKAFVEVGQKVNAGDTLCIVEAMKMMNQIEADKSGVVKAILVESGQPVEFDEPLVVIE; the protein is encoded by the coding sequence ATGGATATTCGTAAGATTAAAAAACTGATCGAACTGGTTGAAGAATCAGGCATCGCTGAACTTGAAATCTCTGAAGGTGAAGAGTCAGTTCGTATCAGCCGCTCCCCTGCAAACATGGGCTACCCAATGATGCAGCAGGCTTACGCATTACCGGCTATGCAACAGCAGCCAGCTCTGGCTAATGCAGTAGCACCAGCTACCACTCCGGTAATGGAAGCGCCGGCAAGCGCTGAGATCAGTGGCCATATCGTACGTTCCCCAATGGTCGGTACTTTCTACCGCACGCCAAGCCCGGACGCAAAAGCGTTTGTGGAAGTGGGCCAGAAAGTGAATGCAGGCGATACCCTGTGCATCGTTGAAGCGATGAAAATGATGAACCAGATCGAAGCCGATAAATCCGGCGTTGTTAAAGCGATTCTGGTCGAAAGCGGTCAGCCAGTTGAGTTTGACGAGC
- the aroQ gene encoding type II 3-dehydroquinate dehydratase, whose translation MAVNFHILLLNGPNLNLLGTREPEKYGKTTLAEIVSDLTSQADALQVKLSHLQSNAEHALIDRIHQAKGNVDYIVINPAAFTHTSVAIRDALLAVSIPFIEVHLSNVHAREPFRHHSYLSDISAGVICGLGVDGYSWALQTAVKRLSHSN comes from the coding sequence ATGGCAGTCAACTTTCATATTCTGCTTTTGAACGGTCCCAACCTCAATTTGCTGGGCACGCGAGAGCCTGAAAAATACGGTAAGACCACATTAGCCGAGATTGTCAGTGACCTGACCTCGCAAGCTGACGCGCTGCAGGTAAAACTCAGCCATCTCCAGTCAAATGCTGAACATGCGTTGATTGATCGCATTCATCAGGCAAAAGGCAATGTCGATTATATCGTCATTAACCCGGCGGCATTCACCCATACCAGCGTGGCTATTCGCGACGCGTTGTTGGCAGTGAGCATTCCGTTTATCGAAGTGCATCTCTCCAATGTGCATGCCCGCGAGCCTTTTCGCCATCATTCATATCTCTCTGATATTTCTGCGGGCGTGATCTGTGGACTTGGCGTCGACGGTTATTCCTGGGCTTTACAAACGGCAGTAAAACGCCTGTCACATTCTAATTAA